The following coding sequences are from one Gemmatimonadota bacterium window:
- a CDS encoding alkaline phosphatase family protein: protein MLLAACSGDAPPPDGPPAEDGSGRAESSPAATRPKVLVIGIDGVRPDVLAEVPTPALDGLIAQGAYTDSARTGFPSVSGPGWSSMLTGVWSDKHGVTDNEFGGKNYEAYPGFLDRIEQLRPELNTFAAVDWTPLALAEDGSVALGSRIDERQIVDGYEIGWAEADEWSVDAAAEHLRSGDPDALFVYLGNPDEVSHETGAIGREYREAIELADRHVARLLDAMRERATWADEDWLVLVSTDHGRLPTGGHGGDTPEERTIFYLAAGPSVEPGRPEGPVHVVDVAVTALAHLGFEADPTWGLEGRVVGLRR, encoded by the coding sequence ATGCTGCTGGCCGCCTGCTCCGGCGATGCACCCCCGCCGGACGGGCCCCCCGCGGAGGACGGGTCCGGCAGGGCGGAGTCGTCCCCCGCCGCCACGCGCCCGAAGGTGCTGGTCATCGGCATCGACGGCGTCCGCCCCGACGTTCTCGCCGAGGTGCCCACCCCCGCCCTGGATGGCCTCATCGCGCAGGGCGCCTACACGGACTCGGCGCGCACCGGCTTCCCGTCCGTGAGCGGGCCCGGCTGGTCGTCCATGCTGACCGGCGTGTGGTCGGACAAGCACGGCGTGACCGACAACGAGTTCGGGGGCAAGAACTACGAGGCCTATCCCGGCTTCCTCGACCGCATCGAACAGCTCCGCCCCGAGCTGAACACCTTCGCAGCGGTGGACTGGACACCGCTCGCGCTGGCCGAGGACGGGAGCGTGGCGCTCGGGAGCCGCATCGATGAGCGGCAGATCGTCGACGGCTACGAGATTGGCTGGGCGGAGGCGGACGAATGGAGCGTGGACGCCGCCGCCGAGCACCTGCGCAGCGGAGATCCCGACGCCCTGTTCGTGTACCTCGGCAATCCGGACGAGGTGAGCCACGAGACCGGGGCCATCGGCCGAGAGTACCGGGAGGCCATCGAGCTCGCCGACCGCCACGTGGCCCGGCTGCTGGACGCGATGCGCGAGCGCGCCACCTGGGCCGACGAGGACTGGCTGGTGCTGGTGTCCACCGATCACGGTCGCCTGCCCACCGGCGGGCACGGCGGGGACACGCCGGAGGAGCGGACCATCTTCTACCTGGCGGCCGGGCCGTCGGTAGAGCCGGGTCGGCCGGAGGGTCCCGTCCACGTGGTGGACGTGGCCGTCACCGCGCTCGCGCACCTGGGCTTCGAGGCCGATCCGACGTGGGGACTGGAGGGCAGGGTGGTGGGGCTGCGCCGCTGA
- a CDS encoding ECF-type sigma factor, with translation MAASSPPPEEITRLLESASSGDGEAFDRVFRVVYDELRGLARLVRRGRASETLNTTALVHEAYLRLLPSQGLAWQGRSHFMGVAARAMRQVLVRAAERRSAIKRGGGDEPVSLVESQHQRLGGDVGQVEPERILVLDAALSRLEALSPRQARVVECRFFAGLSVEETAQALSVSEPTVKRDWSAARAWLAREMAHG, from the coding sequence ATGGCCGCTTCGTCTCCCCCGCCCGAAGAGATCACGCGCCTCCTGGAGTCCGCCTCATCGGGCGACGGTGAGGCGTTCGACCGCGTCTTCCGCGTCGTCTACGACGAGTTGCGGGGCCTCGCCCGTCTCGTGCGTCGAGGTCGCGCCTCCGAGACCCTCAACACCACGGCGCTCGTCCACGAGGCCTATCTGCGGCTCCTGCCGTCGCAGGGGCTCGCCTGGCAGGGCCGATCCCACTTCATGGGCGTGGCCGCCCGTGCCATGCGCCAGGTGCTGGTGCGTGCAGCCGAACGGCGCAGCGCCATCAAGCGCGGCGGTGGCGACGAACCGGTCTCGCTGGTCGAGTCGCAGCATCAGCGCCTCGGAGGCGACGTGGGTCAGGTGGAGCCGGAGCGCATCCTCGTGCTGGATGCGGCCCTCTCCCGCCTGGAGGCGCTGAGCCCTCGTCAGGCACGGGTGGTCGAATGCCGCTTCTTCGCCGGTCTCAGCGTGGAGGAGACGGCACAGGCCCTGTCCGTCTCCGAACCGACGGTCAAGCGGGACTGGAGCGCAGCGCGTGCCTGGTTGGCACGGGAGATGGCGCATGGCTGA
- a CDS encoding multicopper oxidase family protein — protein sequence MIRAPASVRVLSLAILLAGGAEGVRAQSPTGSTPDPCTRASAGPRTASTDLYCMVLTAPLGLGRDVEARVDLRFAASPFTVAVTADGNVRYDATLTVRGLPDPGELGTDDAGRPYTTYVAWLTTPTFYPETRLQEVRNGVVELGRIALDKFVLLVSAEVAPDVVERSGRLVLRGQSPSTRMYPADMMEYLVGAGGIDVGADPGGGMGGMHHVHGGDGWLRPPMPEGITMLPALMELEAPEAAPWLPGAADPESIPWVRPRELVELADGDTLALEATYVRRRLRGGTHIVYGFNGQIPGPLIQVHEAATITVRFTNRIDWPTTVHWHGIRIDNASDGVPHLTQEPVAPGGSFTYTVHVPDAGIYWYHPHHREDIQKDLGLAGNLMVRPARADYYGPVHREEVVVLDDILMNGDALVPFGRERANDALMGRFGNLFLLNGEPEYRIEVEQGEVVRFFLTNVSNTRTFNLSFGGAPMKIVGSDIGLYEREAWTESVVLAPAERAIVHVRFPAAGELPIENRVTGMDHLGGRFFPEVDRLGTVTVRHDVKLPDLAGPFTTLREHLFVQEDIDRVRGEFDRPVDHELLLTMEQEGLPFVVERLMRVDSAYFHPVEWSGTMPMMNWNATSAEVRWVLRDPATGREGMDIAWELPLGAVRKIRVHNERRAFHAMQHPLHIHGQRFLVLSVNGVPTDNLVWKDTVLVPVGATVDLLLELSNPGAWMMHCHISEHLEAGMHSAFTVR from the coding sequence ATGATCCGCGCTCCCGCCTCCGTCCGTGTGCTCTCGCTCGCCATCCTCCTGGCGGGCGGGGCGGAGGGGGTCCGGGCCCAATCCCCGACCGGCTCGACGCCCGATCCCTGCACCCGCGCCTCGGCCGGACCCCGCACGGCGTCCACCGACCTCTACTGCATGGTGCTCACGGCACCATTGGGCCTGGGGCGTGACGTCGAGGCGCGCGTGGACCTGCGCTTCGCGGCGTCTCCCTTCACTGTGGCGGTCACCGCCGACGGCAACGTCCGCTATGACGCGACCCTCACCGTGCGAGGGCTCCCCGATCCCGGCGAGCTCGGCACCGACGATGCCGGTCGACCCTACACCACGTACGTGGCCTGGCTGACCACCCCCACGTTCTACCCGGAGACCCGGCTGCAGGAGGTCCGCAACGGGGTGGTCGAGCTGGGACGGATCGCGCTGGACAAGTTCGTCCTGCTCGTGAGCGCCGAGGTTGCGCCCGATGTCGTGGAGCGCAGTGGCCGCCTCGTGCTCCGCGGCCAATCGCCGTCGACCCGGATGTATCCCGCCGACATGATGGAATACCTCGTGGGGGCCGGCGGTATCGACGTCGGTGCGGATCCCGGCGGGGGCATGGGAGGCATGCACCACGTCCACGGCGGGGACGGGTGGCTCCGTCCGCCCATGCCGGAGGGCATCACCATGTTGCCCGCGCTGATGGAGCTGGAGGCGCCGGAGGCGGCGCCCTGGCTGCCCGGCGCGGCCGATCCCGAATCGATCCCGTGGGTGCGCCCGCGCGAGCTGGTGGAGCTCGCGGACGGGGACACGCTGGCGCTGGAGGCCACCTATGTGCGGCGTCGCCTGCGCGGCGGAACGCACATCGTCTACGGGTTCAACGGCCAGATCCCGGGCCCGCTCATCCAGGTGCACGAGGCCGCGACCATCACGGTCCGCTTCACGAACCGGATCGACTGGCCCACCACCGTGCACTGGCACGGCATCCGGATCGACAACGCCTCCGATGGGGTGCCGCACTTGACGCAGGAGCCCGTCGCGCCGGGCGGGTCCTTCACGTACACCGTGCACGTGCCGGATGCCGGCATCTACTGGTACCACCCACATCACCGCGAGGACATCCAGAAGGACCTGGGCCTGGCGGGCAACCTGATGGTGCGTCCGGCGCGCGCGGACTACTACGGCCCGGTCCACCGGGAGGAGGTGGTGGTCCTGGACGACATCCTCATGAACGGGGACGCGCTGGTGCCGTTCGGGCGCGAGCGGGCGAACGACGCCCTCATGGGCCGATTCGGGAACCTGTTCCTGCTGAACGGGGAGCCCGAGTACCGCATCGAGGTGGAGCAGGGGGAGGTGGTGCGCTTCTTCCTGACGAACGTGTCCAACACGCGCACGTTCAACCTGTCCTTCGGCGGCGCGCCGATGAAGATCGTGGGCTCGGACATCGGCCTCTACGAGCGGGAGGCATGGACGGAGAGCGTCGTCCTGGCGCCGGCCGAGCGCGCCATCGTCCACGTCCGCTTCCCCGCGGCGGGTGAGCTGCCCATCGAGAACCGGGTCACAGGCATGGATCACCTCGGCGGACGCTTCTTTCCCGAGGTGGATCGATTGGGCACTGTCACGGTGCGTCACGACGTGAAGCTGCCTGACCTCGCCGGTCCTTTCACCACCCTGCGCGAGCACCTCTTCGTGCAGGAGGACATCGATCGCGTCCGTGGGGAGTTCGATCGGCCCGTGGACCACGAGCTGCTCCTGACCATGGAGCAGGAAGGGCTTCCTTTCGTGGTGGAGCGGCTGATGCGTGTGGACTCCGCCTACTTCCACCCGGTCGAATGGTCGGGCACCATGCCCATGATGAACTGGAACGCGACCTCGGCGGAGGTGCGTTGGGTGCTGCGCGATCCCGCCACCGGGCGCGAAGGTATGGACATCGCGTGGGAGCTGCCGCTCGGCGCGGTCCGGAAGATCCGCGTGCACAACGAGCGGCGCGCCTTCCACGCGATGCAGCATCCGCTGCACATCCACGGGCAGCGCTTCCTGGTGCTCTCCGTGAACGGGGTGCCGACGGACAACCTCGTCTGGAAGGACACGGTGCTCGTCCCGGTGGGCGCGACCGTGGATCTCCTGCTGGAGCTCTCCAACCCCGGTGCCTGGATGATGCACTGCCACATCTCCGAGCACCTGGAGGCCGGAATGCACAGCGCGTTCACGGTGCGTTGA
- a CDS encoding serine/threonine-protein kinase codes for MDAARWQQIQDVFLDALELSPAERAPFLDGACGADAELRREVESLLDAGATADPLLDATLDDLVLLVEEDPARGPSAPERAGPYAVLEELGRGGMGIVYRARRADGQYEREVALKIVHVAGDSVEVARRFRQERQILASLEHPSIARLYDAGATADGRPFLAMELVRGEPIHHHADRLRMSVDARLRLFEQVVAAVDFAHRKLVIHRDLKPSNVLVSEQGEVKLLDFGIAKLLEADSTETTRDEPVTRADQRLLTPEYASPEQQRGEPLSTASDVYSLGIMLHQLLVGTRPTGPGLPAPSTVQDTASAADVRGTTAARLRRQLKGELDTIVLKALRPEPDARYPSAAALLDDLVRYRTGLPLSARPPSWAYRARKFVGRNRLAVAAATAATLGLLGGLTAAVHQARIARQERDLAQSVSGFLVNLFSSANPLQASPERLDTLRINAFLARAVDRLDTDLGSQPELRARMQLLLGSVHEGLGLYEPAQSLLTAALEGYRTLEGDDGAEVAAALGELGKALHSAGRFGEAEQRYREALERTRERLGERSPELARLRTQYAGLLLSQDRLPQAESVLVSALDVRRDLLAERSIPMASDLNLLAALQYRQGRVEESVGTMVQAHDMMRDLVGANHATTAVFAQNLGLVLYRLERNEEAEPLLREAITGMRAALGPDHPNVGPALKTLANVVNALGRWDEADSLFVEALAFSRRVMGPVHPDVSTTLHDHGGNLMQRGELERALPLLEEAVRVEADLGDVGAGLGITMGTLAEARRRTGDAQAVATYLEALEILEGAFPPGHPRILVARNGWALAVADAGRREEAETVLLDNYDGAVQIPDGGQAARLTARALADFYESVGDTEEAERWSALAELPDA; via the coding sequence ATGGATGCTGCCCGCTGGCAACAGATCCAGGATGTGTTCCTGGACGCGCTCGAGCTGAGTCCTGCCGAGCGTGCGCCCTTCCTGGATGGGGCGTGCGGCGCCGACGCGGAGCTCCGTCGCGAAGTGGAGAGCCTGCTCGACGCCGGAGCCACGGCCGACCCGCTGCTCGACGCCACACTGGACGATCTCGTCCTGCTCGTCGAGGAGGATCCGGCCCGGGGGCCTTCTGCTCCGGAGCGAGCCGGTCCGTACGCCGTGCTCGAGGAGCTGGGCCGCGGCGGGATGGGCATCGTGTACCGCGCCCGGCGCGCCGACGGGCAGTACGAGCGCGAGGTGGCGCTGAAGATCGTACACGTCGCCGGGGACTCTGTGGAGGTGGCACGCCGCTTCCGGCAGGAGCGGCAGATCCTGGCGTCCCTGGAGCACCCGAGCATCGCCCGTCTGTACGACGCCGGTGCCACTGCGGATGGTCGGCCCTTCCTGGCGATGGAGCTGGTGCGCGGCGAACCGATCCATCACCACGCGGACCGACTGCGCATGTCGGTCGACGCACGCCTTCGCCTCTTCGAGCAGGTGGTGGCAGCCGTCGACTTCGCGCATCGCAAGCTCGTCATCCACCGTGACCTCAAGCCCTCCAACGTGCTCGTGAGCGAACAGGGCGAAGTCAAGCTCCTGGACTTCGGCATCGCGAAGCTGTTGGAGGCCGACTCCACCGAGACGACGCGGGACGAGCCCGTGACCCGGGCGGATCAACGACTCCTCACCCCGGAGTACGCCTCACCCGAGCAACAACGTGGCGAGCCTCTGTCCACGGCCTCCGATGTCTATTCGCTGGGGATCATGCTGCACCAGCTGCTCGTGGGTACGCGCCCGACCGGGCCCGGACTCCCCGCGCCGTCCACCGTGCAGGACACGGCGTCGGCGGCCGACGTCCGGGGGACCACCGCGGCCCGCCTGCGTCGTCAACTCAAGGGGGAGCTGGACACCATCGTGCTCAAGGCGCTCCGCCCCGAGCCCGACGCGCGCTACCCGTCCGCCGCGGCGCTCCTGGACGACCTCGTACGGTACCGTACCGGGCTGCCCCTCTCCGCCCGTCCCCCTTCCTGGGCCTATCGAGCACGGAAGTTCGTCGGGCGCAATCGACTCGCGGTCGCCGCCGCGACGGCGGCGACGCTGGGCCTGTTGGGCGGGCTGACCGCCGCGGTGCATCAGGCTCGGATCGCGCGTCAGGAGCGCGATCTCGCGCAGTCCGTGAGCGGGTTCCTGGTGAACCTCTTCAGCTCGGCCAATCCGCTCCAGGCGTCTCCCGAGCGGCTGGATACGCTGCGCATCAACGCCTTCCTGGCGCGAGCCGTCGACCGGCTCGACACCGACCTGGGCAGCCAGCCCGAGCTCCGGGCCCGCATGCAGCTGCTACTGGGTTCGGTGCACGAAGGCCTCGGGCTCTACGAGCCCGCGCAGAGCCTGCTCACTGCGGCACTCGAGGGCTATCGGACTCTGGAGGGGGACGACGGCGCAGAGGTGGCGGCCGCCCTTGGGGAGTTGGGGAAGGCGCTTCATTCCGCGGGGAGGTTCGGCGAGGCGGAGCAGCGGTATCGGGAAGCGCTGGAACGCACTCGGGAGCGCCTGGGCGAGCGGTCGCCGGAGCTCGCCCGGTTGCGGACGCAGTATGCCGGCCTCCTGCTGTCCCAGGACCGGCTGCCGCAGGCGGAATCCGTGCTGGTCTCCGCGTTGGACGTGCGGCGCGACCTTCTCGCGGAGCGGTCCATCCCCATGGCGAGCGACCTCAATCTCCTCGCCGCTCTCCAGTACCGACAGGGGCGCGTGGAGGAGTCGGTCGGCACGATGGTCCAGGCGCACGACATGATGCGCGATCTGGTCGGCGCAAACCACGCCACCACCGCCGTCTTCGCGCAGAACCTCGGTCTGGTGCTGTACCGGTTGGAACGCAATGAGGAGGCGGAGCCGCTGCTGCGCGAGGCGATCACGGGCATGCGCGCGGCACTCGGTCCGGACCATCCCAACGTCGGGCCCGCCCTGAAGACACTGGCGAACGTCGTCAACGCCCTGGGTCGCTGGGACGAAGCCGATTCACTGTTCGTCGAGGCACTCGCCTTCTCCCGGAGGGTCATGGGGCCGGTCCACCCGGACGTCTCCACCACGCTCCACGACCATGGCGGCAACCTCATGCAGCGGGGTGAGCTGGAACGCGCCCTGCCACTCCTGGAGGAGGCGGTCCGCGTCGAAGCCGACCTCGGGGATGTCGGTGCGGGCCTCGGCATCACGATGGGCACGCTCGCCGAAGCCCGGCGCCGCACGGGGGATGCGCAGGCCGTGGCCACCTACCTCGAGGCCCTCGAGATCCTGGAGGGCGCGTTCCCGCCCGGTCACCCGCGCATCCTGGTGGCCCGCAACGGATGGGCGCTCGCGGTCGCCGACGCGGGACGCCGGGAGGAGGCGGAGACGGTTCTGCTCGACAACTACGACGGGGCGGTGCAGATCCCGGACGGAGGGCAGGCCGCCCGCCTGACGGCGCGCGCGCTCGCCGACTTCTACGAGAGCGTGGGCGACACGGAGGAAGCGGAGCGCTGGAGCGCGCTGGCCGAGCTACCGGACGCCTGA
- a CDS encoding YhbY family RNA-binding protein, translated as MSDTRLTSKERARLRAQAHDLEPVQHVGAGGLTPAVLRSLREAFHTRELLKLKVLESAPASAWDTADAIVAEIDGAQVVQTIGRTVVLYRPLPDDPEEAAR; from the coding sequence ATGAGCGACACCCGACTGACCTCGAAGGAGCGCGCACGGTTGCGTGCGCAGGCCCACGACCTGGAGCCGGTGCAGCACGTCGGGGCGGGCGGGCTGACCCCCGCCGTGCTGCGCAGCCTCCGGGAGGCCTTCCACACGCGGGAGCTGCTCAAGCTCAAGGTCCTCGAGAGCGCCCCGGCCTCGGCCTGGGACACCGCCGACGCGATCGTGGCCGAGATCGACGGCGCCCAGGTGGTCCAGACGATCGGACGCACGGTGGTGCTGTACCGCCCCCTCCCGGACGACCCCGAGGAAGCGGCGCGGTAG
- a CDS encoding amidohydrolase family protein, producing MSRIARLLAPVLLAAAAAPLSAQRQLAPAMQEYVSVDAPQVAITNVTVIDGTGAPARPGQTVLIDGSRISAMGNAGTVRVPQSARVIDGSGHTLIPGLVGLHNHLYYTAAGGRGATLVYSAPRLYLGTGITTVRTTGSRAPYSELNMKAEIERGNWPGPRIHITAPYITGGDGVTSMTLIDTPEEARRFVRYWAEEGATWLKAYTNIGYEQFKAAIDEAHKQGIKVTGHICSISFTEAVGLGIDNIEHGLFTNSDYDPSKEQSECPMTFMQHAVNVDIEGPEVANTFRLMIDNDVPMTSTLAVYELFVPNRPTKDPRALEAMAPEVRADYLKAREQIDSSPDAAFSPEAFQKAMAYERRFVEMGGLLAAGVDPTGNGGALPGYGDQRNFELLREAGFTPEETVRIMSLNGATVLGVDGELGSVEVGKTADLVLIRGDLTGDPATINQVVTVFKDGIGYDSKALLDAVKGRVGIS from the coding sequence ATGAGCCGCATCGCGCGCCTTCTCGCTCCCGTGCTCCTCGCTGCTGCCGCAGCGCCCCTGTCCGCCCAGCGTCAGCTCGCGCCGGCCATGCAGGAGTACGTCTCCGTGGACGCGCCCCAGGTGGCCATCACCAACGTGACGGTGATCGATGGCACGGGGGCGCCCGCCCGACCCGGCCAGACCGTACTGATCGACGGGAGCCGGATCTCCGCGATGGGGAACGCCGGTACGGTGCGCGTTCCGCAGAGCGCGCGGGTCATCGACGGCTCCGGGCACACCTTGATCCCCGGCCTCGTGGGTCTGCACAACCACCTGTACTACACGGCTGCCGGGGGCCGCGGCGCCACGCTGGTGTACAGCGCGCCGCGCCTCTACCTGGGGACAGGCATCACCACCGTGCGCACCACCGGCAGCCGCGCGCCCTACTCCGAGCTCAACATGAAGGCGGAGATCGAGCGCGGGAACTGGCCGGGTCCGCGCATCCATATCACGGCGCCGTACATCACGGGCGGGGACGGCGTCACCAGCATGACGCTGATCGACACGCCGGAGGAGGCACGGCGCTTCGTCCGCTACTGGGCCGAAGAGGGCGCCACCTGGCTCAAGGCCTACACCAACATCGGCTACGAGCAGTTCAAGGCCGCCATCGACGAGGCCCACAAGCAGGGCATCAAGGTCACCGGCCACATCTGCTCCATCAGCTTCACGGAGGCGGTCGGGTTGGGCATCGACAACATCGAGCACGGCCTCTTCACCAACTCGGACTACGATCCGAGCAAGGAGCAGAGCGAGTGTCCGATGACGTTCATGCAGCACGCCGTCAACGTCGACATCGAGGGCCCCGAGGTGGCGAACACCTTCCGGCTCATGATCGACAACGACGTGCCCATGACGTCCACGCTGGCGGTCTACGAGCTCTTCGTGCCGAACCGTCCGACCAAGGATCCGCGGGCCCTGGAAGCCATGGCGCCCGAGGTGCGCGCGGACTACCTGAAGGCCAGGGAGCAGATCGACTCCTCACCGGACGCCGCGTTCTCGCCCGAGGCGTTCCAGAAGGCGATGGCGTACGAGCGCAGGTTCGTGGAGATGGGGGGACTGCTGGCGGCCGGCGTCGACCCCACCGGCAACGGGGGCGCGCTGCCGGGCTACGGGGACCAACGCAACTTCGAGCTGTTGCGCGAGGCCGGTTTCACCCCCGAGGAGACTGTCCGCATCATGAGCCTCAACGGTGCGACGGTCCTGGGCGTGGACGGCGAGCTGGGCTCGGTGGAGGTGGGCAAGACCGCTGACCTGGTGTTGATCCGAGGCGACCTGACGGGAGACCCGGCCACCATCAACCAGGTCGTGACCGTCTTCAAGGACGGGATCGGCTACGACTCCAAGGCGCTGCTGGATGCGGTGAAGGGCCGGGTCGGGATCAGCTGA